CTGGAGAAAGCCCAGGCTGATCTCAAGCAGATCCTCTCGGTGAAACAGGAAGCCGTTGCCGTGAGCCAGGGATTGCTGGATTGATCCGTTCGTGCATCAATCACCACTCTGAAGTTTTGCGGCGGCTTCCGGGCCGCCGCATCCCATTTAAATGAGCCCCGTTGCCAATCAGGAACCCGCCTTGAATGCCTTGCTCGATCGCATGGTCGCAGCACGACAACTATCGTCCAGCGACGCAGAGTTGCTGGCCGGGCAAAGCCAGGGAGCGACCCTCAAAACCGAAGAGGATGTCCTGCGCTGGCTGGCAGCGGAATACGGACTGGATTTCACGACTCTCGATGACGTGGAACCCGACCGGCAATTGCTCTCACTTTTCCCCGCTCGAATTCTTCTCAAAGAGGAGCTGCTGCCGCTCCAGCGCATCGATGGCACGGTTCACATCGCCACCAGCCGGTTGTTCGCCACGCAGGGCTTGGATGCGTTGAAGTCGCTTACCGGCCTCAACCTGAAACCCGTGCTCGCATCGAGCGAAGTCATTCAGCGCGAAATGAAGAAGCGCCTGGGTGTGGGCGCTGACACCATCGGCACACTGGGCGAAGAGAAGGGATTTGAGGTTGTCGATGAAGGCGCCGACGAAACTGATCTCGACAACGCCGCCGAGGATGCTTCGATCATTCGGTTCGTCAACCAAGTGCTGAAGGATGCGATCGAGTTGCGCGCGTCAGACATTCACCTCGAGCCGTTTGAAGATGAATTTCGCATTCGTTACCGTATCGACGGCGTCCTCCAGGAAGTTCCCGTTCCCGCCCAATTGAAGCGATTCCAGCCGGCCATCGTGTCGCGCGTCAAAATTCTCAGTCATCTCAATATCGCCGAAAAGCGGCTGCCGCAGGACGGCCGCATCAAGATTCGCGTGGAAGACGCGGAGGTGGATATTCGCGTGTCCGTGATCCCGATGTTGCACGGCGAGGCTGTCGTCATGCGCTTGTTGCGTCAGAACTCCACGCTGCGGGGTTTGAAGGAAATCGGCATGGACAAGCGGGAACTCGACTCGTTCCAGCACGTTCTTCAGTTGCCGCACGGGATCATCCTGGTCACAGGCCCAACCGGCAGCGGCAAGACGTCGACGCTTTACACGGCGCTGAACGAGATCAACGACGCCGATCGCAAGATCATCACGATCGAAGATCCCGTGGAATACCAACTGAAGGGCGTGAACCAGATCCAGGTTTCCGAAAAGGCGGGGCTGACCTTTGCGCGCGGATTGCGATCCATTCTGCGGCACGATCCCGACGTCATTCTGGTGGGTGAAATCCGAGACCAGGAAACCGCACAGATTGCAGTGCAGGCGTCGCTGACGGGCCATCTTGTGTTCTCCACGCTGCATACCAATGACGCTCCGGGAGCTGTGACGCGCCTCGTCGACATGGGTG
This is a stretch of genomic DNA from Verrucomicrobiia bacterium. It encodes these proteins:
- a CDS encoding GspE/PulE family protein, translated to MSPVANQEPALNALLDRMVAARQLSSSDAELLAGQSQGATLKTEEDVLRWLAAEYGLDFTTLDDVEPDRQLLSLFPARILLKEELLPLQRIDGTVHIATSRLFATQGLDALKSLTGLNLKPVLASSEVIQREMKKRLGVGADTIGTLGEEKGFEVVDEGADETDLDNAAEDASIIRFVNQVLKDAIELRASDIHLEPFEDEFRIRYRIDGVLQEVPVPAQLKRFQPAIVSRVKILSHLNIAEKRLPQDGRIKIRVEDAEVDIRVSVIPMLHGEAVVMRLLRQNSTLRGLKEIGMDKRELDSFQHVLQLPHGIILVTGPTGSGKTSTLYTALNEINDADRKIITIEDPVEYQLKGVNQIQVSEKAGLTFARGLRSILRHDPDVILVGEIRDQETAQIAVQASLTGHLVFSTLHTNDAPGAVTRLVDMGVEPYLVASSLEAVLAQRLVRVLCRHCKQPDTSATSRALKAQLGIPEDTTIYRSVGCRECRNTGFFGRHAIFEWMDIDNAIRQMVLQSGSTDQIREAARKLGMKTLAEDGWRLVRLGVTTVEEVLSVTTAKEVARTTHNDSMDSAAEAANPATLALDRK